The following are encoded together in the Microtus pennsylvanicus isolate mMicPen1 chromosome 8, mMicPen1.hap1, whole genome shotgun sequence genome:
- the Mgp gene encoding matrix Gla protein → MKSLLPLTILAALAVAALCYESHESMESYEIGPFINRRNANTFISPQQRWRAKAQERVRERNKPAYEINREACDDYKLCERYALVYGYNAAYNRYFRQRRGAK, encoded by the exons ATGAAGAGCCTGCTCCCTCTGACCATTCTGGCTGCCCTGGCTGTGGCAGCCCTGTGCTACG AATCTCACGAAAGCATGGAGTCCTATGAAATCG GTCCCTTCATCAACAGGAGAAACGCCAACACCTTTATTTCCCCTCAGCAGAGATGGCGCGCTAAAGCCCAAGAGAG GGTCCGGGAACGCAACAAGCCTGCCTACGAGATCAACAGGGAAGCCTGCGACGACTACAAGCTGTGTGAGCGTTATGCCTTGGTCTACGGATACAACGCTGCCTACAACCGCTACTTCAGGCAGCGTCGAGGAGCCAAATAA